In Rutidosis leptorrhynchoides isolate AG116_Rl617_1_P2 chromosome 2, CSIRO_AGI_Rlap_v1, whole genome shotgun sequence, one genomic interval encodes:
- the LOC139889784 gene encoding protein SOSEKI 5-like has product MAANSRKSTSEMFISGSRPKKNRNHRVANVTANRDHLIIDNTTTDTSPVVIKPKTPVITVQKVPVLYYLTRNGHIEHPHLIDVPLSSPHGLYLKDVMNTLNNHRGKGMANMFSWSFKRIYKNGYVWHDLSEDDLVEATNNHDYILKGTELLQTTETNNFNNEYCISNTTAAATIIRRRNQSWSSFDNPQEYMVVKCESSRELAANFAADAATQTDEQTKRRSFKHEKQDHVTMISGISSPPSHSSSEVSDGVIGARCVDQTVNDRGRDPTVENQDDASGKTKASQILKQLIACGVSDTISPTTISSTLHNLSSYPALVLKFTEYFNPSNTDIECYCTSIAIICQLPSPKSSLQFIKTVISSIKFSYEDMFDGLVDARKRFRYIQFDNVIWSRDEEDEDIEENDISAFSLIRKKKS; this is encoded by the exons ATGGCTGCCAATTCGAGAAAGAGCACATCGGAGATGTTCATATCCGGATCAAGGCCTAAGAAGAATCGAAATCATCGTGTTGCTAATGTAACTGCAAATAGAGATCATTTGATAATTGACAATACTACTACTGATACAAGCCCTGTTGTGATTAAGCCTAAAACGCCAGTCATTACAGTGCAAAAAGTTCCGGTTTTGTATTACCTGACTCGAAATGGTCACATTGAACATCCACATCTTATCGATGTGCCTCTTTCTTCTCCACATGGCTTATATCTTAAAG ATGTTATGAACACATTGAATAATCACAGAGGAAAAGGAATGGCAAACATGTTTTCATGGTCTTTCAAACG GATATACAAAAATGGATATGTGTGGCACGATTTATCAGAAGATGATTTGGTTGAAGCAACCAACAATCACGACTACATCCTTAAAGGAACAGAGCTTCTtcaaacaacagaaacaaacaaTTTCAACAACGAATATTGTATCTCTAACACAACTGCAGCTGCAACGATTATAAGAAGACGAAATCAGTCATGGAGTTCGTTCGATAATCCACAAGAATACATGGTAGTGAAATGTGAATCCAGTAGAGAACTAGCAGCGAATTTTGCTGCCGATGCAGCCACTCAAACAGATGAGCAAACGAAACGACGTAGTTTTAAACACGAAAAACAGGATCACGTGACGATGATATCGGGAATATCATCACCACCTTCACATTCGAGTTCGGAGGTTTCTGATGGAGTGATTGGAGCGAGATGCGTTGATCAGACGGTGAACGATAGAGGAAGAGATCCAACGGTTGAAAATCAGGATGATGCTAGTGGGAAAACGAAAGCTTCTCAAATTTTGAAGCAGCTGATAGCGTGTGGG GTATCAGACACAATCTCACCCACCACAATATCCAGTACTTTACACAATCTCAGTTCATACCCTGCCCTAGTCCTCAAATTTACGGAGTATTTCAACCCTAGTAACACTGATATCGAATGCTATTGTACATCTATCGCCATTATATGTCAACTCCCGTCACCTAAATCGTCTTTGCAGTTCATCAAAACAGTCATCAGCTCAATCAAGTTCAGTTATGAGGATATGTTTGATGGGCTAGTTGATGCTCGTAAACGGTTTAGGTATATCCAGTTCGATAAT GTTATATGGAGtagagatgaagaagatgaagatataGAAGAAAATGACATATCGGCGTTTAGtttaataagaaagaaaaaaagttaA
- the LOC139893165 gene encoding actin-depolymerizing factor 1, giving the protein MANAASGFAVHDECKLKFLDLKAKRTFRFIIYKIEEKEKQVIVEKLGEPAESYEDFTACLPANECRYAVYDFDFVTEENCQKSRIFFIAWSPDTARVRTKMIYASSKDRFKRELDGIQVELQATDPTEVGLDIIKSRAN; this is encoded by the exons ATG GCCAATGCAGCATCAGGGTTTGCTGTGCATGATGAGTGCAAGTTAAAGTTTCTTGACTTAAAAGCAAAGAGAACCTTTCGCTTCATCATATACAAAATTGAGGAGAAAGAAAAACAAGTTATTGTTGAAAAGCTGGGAGAACCAGCTGAAAGTTATGAAGATTTTACAGCTTGTCTTCCTGCTAATGAATGCCGTTATGCTGTTTACGATTTTGATTTTGTGACAGAAGAAAATTGCCAAAAGAGCAGGATATTCTTCATTGCTTG GTCACCCGATACTGCAAGAGTCAGGACCAAAATGATTTATGCAAGCTCAAAGGACAGGTTCAAGAGAGAGCTTGACGGTATTCAGGTAGAGTTGCAAGCAACTGATCCTACTGAGGTGGGCCTTGACATTATTAAAAGCCGAGCTAACTGA